A genomic segment from Rhizoctonia solani chromosome 11, complete sequence encodes:
- a CDS encoding Carboxylesterase family has product MSVVFWTRILLALGGTLAAAQATLDPPVIEGKGVQYIGGRNATGNTDYFLSVPFAQPPVGSLRFKPPVAWAPEDSNPIVNATTYGPSCAQGLAGYADYVSEDCLTLHIWKPSNITEKLPVMVWIYGGGFYFGSAQGYEGWYIVQPSIAVGKPVIYVALNYRTGIFGFPPGSKSAEAGALNLGLKDQRLALEWVQENIEYFGGDKTKVTLFGESAGAVSTAYQSLYKGGDIGGVFRGMIMQSGSPSTVNVPPANDPVQEQAYQFVVNATGCASSANTFECLRGAPSDVLQQANQDVIQVPAEWKGPDQGPVVLGPVLAPGDDFLPELPSVSLHAGRYAKIPFINGVVKDEGTVFINQTTPQTDKDVADWLLYQAPGLYFGVNNETAVQELLQFYPADPAAGSPYGTGSETFGVAAQYKRLASLVGDIIFQASRRDHVRSATKDGVKVWSYFLNQSINALDPSLDSWGVQHTAENVFVFYAVNEFTGGAAIPESYYRTQNATFNYWINFAYNLDPNEPAHYPYWPKYGNNATLLSLGENISPIPDTFRAEGIEYIINTPSLYN; this is encoded by the exons ATGTCTGTCGTGTTCTGGACTCGAATCTTACTTGCCCTTGGAGGCACCCTCGCCGCGGCTCAAGCCACACTCGATCCCCCAGTCATCGAGGGAAAAGGTGTGCAATACATAGGCGGTCGTAATGCTACTGGAAACACGGATTATTTCTTGAGTGTTCCGTTTGCTCAACCTCCCGTCGGTTCTTTGCGGTTCAAGCCGCCTGTGGCTTGGGCCCCGGAAGACTCGAATCCGATCGTCAATGCCACAACCTATGGTCCTAGCTGCGCACAAGGACTTGCCGGGTATGCGGACTATGTCTCAGAGGATTGCCTGACATTGCATATCT GGAAACCGAGCAATATCACCGAAAAACTGCCAGTAATGGTTTGGATAT ATGGAGGTGGATTTTACTTTGGTTCGGCCCAAGGTTATGAAGGATGGTATATCGTGCAGCCTTCAATCGCTGTT GGAAAACCGGTAATCTACGTCGCGCTGAACTACCGCACTGGCATATTTGGTT TCCCTCCTGGGAGCAAATCTGCCGAGGCCGGTGCGTTGAACCTTGGCCTCAAAGACCAGCGACTTGCTCTGGAATGGGTTCAAGAAAACATTGAATACTTTGGTGGTGACAAAACTAAA GTGACATTGTTTGGAGAATCTGCTGGCGCAGTCAGCACAGCCTATCAATCACTTTACAAAGGCGGAGACATTGGTGGTGTTTTCCGAGGAATGATCATGCAGTCCGGTTCCCCCTCCAC CGTCAACGTCCCCCCCGCTAATGATCCAGTTCAAGAGCAAGCTTATCAATTCGTAGTCAACGCAACAGGGTGTGCGAGTTCGGCGAACACCTTTGAATGTTTACGCGGTGCTCCTTCCGATGTGCTCCAACAAGCAAACCAGGACGTGATCCAA GTCCCTGCCGAGTGGAAAGGCCCTGATCAAGGTCCTGTGGTACTTGGGCCCGTTCTGGCACCGGGTGATGACTTTTTACCTGAATTACCGTCGGTTAGCCTTCACGCTGGGCGCTACGCCAAGATTCCGTTCATCAATGGAG TTGTCAAGGATGAGGGTACTGTGTTTATCAACCAGACAACCCCCCAAACCGACAAGGACGTGGCTGACTGGCTCTTGTACCAAGCCCCGGGCCTCTATTTCGGTGTCAACAATGAAACCGCAGTGCAGGAATTACTCCAATTTTATCCTGCAGATCCTGCCGCTGGCTCGCCATATGGAACCGGTAGCGAGACCTTTGGGGTGGCTGCACAATATAAGCGCTTGGCCAGTTTGGTCGGCGATATTATTTTCCAG GCGAGTCGTCGCGACCACGTTCGGTCTGCTACCAAGGATGGCGTTAAAGTCTG GTCTTATTTCTTAAATCAATCGATCAACGCACTCGACCCTTCGCTTGACTCTTGGGGAGTACAACACACTGCCGAGAACGTCTTTGTATTTTATGCGGTAAACGAGTTTACTGGCGGTGCTGCCATTCCCGAGTCGTATTACCGGACCCAGAATGCGACCTTCAACTACTG GATCAATTTCGCTTATAACCTCGACCCTAATGAGCCAGCGCACT ACCCGTACTGGCCGAAATACGGAAATAATGCGACCCTACTCAGTCTTGGTGAGAATATTAGCCCGATTCCAGACACTTTCCGTGCCGAAGGAATCGAGTATATTATCAACACACCGAGCCTTTACAATTAG
- a CDS encoding Carboxylesterase family, whose product MPSLTLWFQGNGITYVGNTDYFPSIPFGKPPVGPLRFKPPVPWTTTDSNTTIDATAFEPSCLQGLTDFEGPTSEDCLTLHIYGGGFYFGTAEGYQGWYMANRDVLNVPPGWKGEDQGPVVLGPVLALGDVFLSELPSVSIRAGRFAKVPFINGAVLDEGTIFLNPETPETEKNVTQMALIPGAGPLLWLQQSNYPAASSPYRTGNETFGKAAQYKGLASVASRRDHIRIATRFGVPVWSYLFTATINTLLAPFQPEADFPREGVQHTSEIAFVFRALSQSGLPIPEPYLRLEDSIFNYWLNFVYTLNPSSELVFYMYWPKYGKNATLLELGIDIYQILDTFRAEAIEYITDTPSLYN is encoded by the exons ATGCCATCCCTTACGCTCTGGTTTCAG GGCAATGGTATTACCTATGTCGGAAATACTGATTATTTCCCAAGTATCCCATTTGGAAAGCCTCCAGTCGGTCCCTTACGCTTCAAGCCGCCCGTTCCTTGGACTACAACTGACTCAAATACGACAATTGATGCAACCGCCTTTGAACCGAGCTGTCTACAGGGACTTACTGATTTCGAGGGGCCGACCTCCGAGGATTGTTTGACTCTCCACATTT ATGGAGGAGGCTTTTACTTTGGTACCGCCGAAGGATATCAAGGATGGTATATG GCGAACCGGGATGTTCTTAAC GTCCCGCCAGGATGGAAGGGAGAGGACCAAGGCCCTGTCGTTCTTGGACCGGTTCTTGCTCTAGGGGATGTATTTTTGTCCGAGTTACCGTCTGTCAGTATCCGTGCAGGACGGTTTGCTAAGGTTCCTTTCATTAATGGAG CTGTTTTGGATGAAGGCACCATCTTCCTTAACCCAGAGACCCCCGAAACCGAGAAAAACGTCACGCAAATGGCTCTCATACCAGGCGCCGGGCCTTTACTTTGGTTACAACAATCTAACT ATCCTGCTGCCAGCTCACCCTACCGTACTGGAAATGAAACCTTTGGGAAAGCAGCACAGTACAAGGGTCTCGCGAGTGTT GCGAGCCGCCGTGATCATATTCGGATTGCAACAAGATTTGGGGTTCCGGTTTG GTCTTATCTTTTCACTGCCACCATAAACACACTATTGGCGCCTTTCCAACCAGAAGCAGATTTTCCGCGTGAAGGAGTGCAGCATACGTCTGAAATTGCCTTCGTGTTTCGTGCTTTAAGTCAATCAGGTCTTCCTATCCCTGAACCATACTTAAGACTGGAGGATTCTATATTCAATTATTG GCTTAACTTTGTTTATACCCTTAATCCCAGCTCGGAATTAGTTTTCT ACATGTATTGGCCAAAGTACGGGAAGAATGCAACTTTGCTTGAACTGGGGATCGATATTTATCAGATACTGGATACATTCCGAGCTGAGGCAATAGAGTATATCACTGATACCCCAAGTTTGTACAACTGA
- a CDS encoding carbohydrate esterase family 10 protein, which yields MPSPVYWSSFALALASLSSAQISYPTVNGSNVSWLGVRNATAEYKYDYFYGVPFGQAPVGPLRFKPPVEWAPTSSGTVVNATVPGASCEQGNEGDEVANVSEDCLNLNIWRPSNISGKIPVMVWIYGGGFYFGSTIYYLGDNLVQTSVELNKPVIYVSINYRTGIYGFPPGTEAAAAGALNIGLKDQRLALEWIQKNIGYFGGDPSKVTLFGNSAGAVSTSYQALYKKGDIGGVFRSMILESGSPSTINVQSPNNPVLESVFTFVVNATGCNDSSDKFECVRNAPADVLRQANKDAIAAPLELRGVDQGPVAIGPVVAPDDDFLPKRPSEIIHAGEFAKVPFINGAQLDEGTIFVNGEYPETEEDVINWLISQIPGLYWGISNRTAVEELLQYYPADPAAGSPYNTGNETFGQAAQYKRLTSIVGDLLFQASRRDHLQTAAELGVDAWSYLFTEALPWDAKYGVYHTGEYAFVLNRVRTWEGMPPGLLALEKPVLDYWLSFVYYLDPNVNRVYVERPFWPKYGSNATVIQFASNVTIGTDDYRAGGIDFIMNSPSLYS from the exons ATGCCCTCTCCCGTTTACTGGAGCTCGTTTGCACTGGCTCTTGCCTCGCTTTCTTCCGCGCAGATATCTTATCCCACAGTAAACGGATCAAATGTCTCGTGGCTTGGAGTGCGTAATGCTACTGCCGAGTATAAATACGACTATTTCTATGGAGTTCCATTTGGCCAAGCACCAGTTGGCCCCTTGCGCTTCAAGCCTCCCGTAGAATGGGCTCCAACCAGCTCTGGTACAGTGGTGAATGCGACGGTTCCCGGAGCATCATGCGAGCAAGGAAATGAAGGAGACGAGGTGGCGAACGTCTCAGAAGATTGCCTTAATTTGAATATCT GGAGGCCTTCAAATATTTCTGGGAAGATACCAGTTATGGTCTGGATCT ATGGCGGAGGGTTCTACTTTGGCTCTACCATATACTACCTCGGAGATAACCTCGTACAGACCTCTGTGGAATTG AACAAACCGGTGATATATGTTTCTATCAACTATCGCACTGGTATCTATGGAT TCCCTCCTGGGACAGAAGCGGCAGCTGCTGGGGCTTTAAACATCGGTCTTAAGGATCAGAGACTCGCCCTGGAATGGATCCAGAAGAACATCGGATATTTTGGTGGCGACCCTTCTAAG GTTACACTGTTCGGAAACTCGGCTGGAGCAGTCAGCACATCTTACCAAGCATTATACAAAAAAGGTGATATCGGAGGCGTTTTCCGGTCTATGATCCTGGAGTCCGGCTCTCCATCGAC CATTAATGTCCAATCACCAAACAATCCCGTGCTCGAGTCCGTGTTCACGTTCGTGGTGAACGCTACCGGTTGCAATGACTCATCCGACAAATTCGAGTGTGTGAGAAACGCTCCGGCTGACGTCCTACGCCAAGCAAACAAGGATGCGATCGCA GCGCCTTTGGAGTTGAGGGGTGTTGACCAGGGGCCGGTTGCAATTGGCCCAGTTGTGGCACCTGACGATGATTTCTTGCCGAAACGCCCCTCCGAGATCATCCATGCTGGAGAATTCGCAAAAGTTCCGTTTATCAATGGTG CGCAATTGGATGAAGGTACCATTTTTGTGAATGGAGAGTATCCTGAAACCGAAGAAGATGTGATAAACTGGCTTATTTCACAAATTCCTGGACTTTACTGGGGAATCTCCAATCGAACGGCTGTCGAGGAGCTCCTTCAGTATTACCCTGCGGACCCAGCCGCCGGTTCCCCTTACAACACCGGAAACGAAACCTTTGGTCAAGCCGCCCAGTACAAGCGTCTGACCAGTATCGTTGGAGATCTCCTTTTCCAG GCTAGTCGTCGAGACCATCTACAAACTGCAGCTGAGCTGGGAGTGGACGCATG GTCTTATCTGTTCACCGAGGCCCTCCCCTGGGATGCCAAGTATGGGGTCTATCACACCGGCGAATATGCTTTTGTGTTGAACCGCGTCCGTACTTGGGAAGGTATGCCGCCTGGCCTTCTCGCTCTGGAAAAGCCGGTTCTCGATTACTG GCTATCGTTTGTCTATTACTTGGACCCCAACGTGAACCGGGTTTATGTGGAGC
- a CDS encoding Reverse transcriptase (RNA-dependent DNA polymerase), whose product MTDNPEPKGKGISSRFSNILRRSTRSTSDLTGIHEHDIASDYPTVRKVIKKPKNNDSNDSISIYASDDSDKKPRKIANVPNRKPVYKNPFSAIPSGGTQEAVASALAETDRISDYTLSPPPTVPLVASPPRSSVVANAGITLVISSSQESEQVRDAGAALAQLTEYTLDDEPSSSPPKITYVEEKAVSRPGSTTPTRNRTRPTERQVTPMEDWVFSSQELHWFKRLEAGGYPDNEALERCIKYYTITNQAIANIIENRQLYDDTDEEKNSTNSFIQKIEKLGNQISSIAENALYNGTEAGPSRPESPMKQDEEEDTHMGEPEPGPNQPNPLTTEICWGSDAKPGEWGGYTSQPAPTHPAITDPTHSMLQAILTKMGQLDDIKSRLDKLEGKSPQVHTAQASTSRNKHTPNPSPAPTVNPPQTRPSFANVAAKAPAKAPEVKASNIAAAIKRDIAKPAPAQSDDKNFVVRFKTLPVTQPNPESIFVAMRECLDAANRNLGKGRLTRVRWSLKASLHLSFSNNVSITAIENAIPLLMDRLRLPEYEFGPEVPWSRLVVTNVPTGMGGSLQRMRNREELTQLLNEAFPDSAKFGSVKLTLAPDWLADPARLQAEGRNASTVSFAFEDAGGNAKSRSSTQNLYSKPARNASATDTPNANAEPKNPAATNADVTTTQPKNTTRTTALAVSVTAKATRANASTARPAASTAIVSIPLIAPRCPNSDAPSRKLLLTGPQTAMTERHCIQLNVAGCNPRMHALLNEPLYAHFDIFIFQDIWWGRIGSQKNIDPTLHNIYGTTNSNNFLCIIPPGFTDEKGPSVAMYIRKERNIHAQFSNCVPIHRDILAVDLFLDNHKFTIVNVYAHGKEAHRTINHLTNEIIPIDRPLILTGDFNLHHPDWALDGSKWKNRHPNQTEREFRDYAEFNDLTIMNHTSHPTRIASNPASNSIIDLTFLNNRAVEAWPDFNWEVDTPSTGRSCGSDHMAITWSIQPFDQDEPVEEAILTSHRPIDPKREDKWVEAYAKALKKFDLPEDPNTAEDADLITGAILEAMSTATIKTMPDGNKKKKGNGPPRSPWWNAECSGALNDLKHNPENRTREQLRSTLRGAIRRARRSHGDRILAEIRTSKVFESLKWFQGKRRSLLPPIKSPNGGLTATHPHHKAENLAKQFFPSIANPNISLHPLGIRAMTKRPFQEISTDEIANAIKCTSNKSSPGAFGSNYRLLKWAFWCNTSIFVNLFNLCLRIGYHPSVLRNCVIAPIPKPRRQDMSLPKNYRPIALLETLSKLLEKVITTRITSEAGKHSLIPHSQFGGKDITSCTDAGLCMIHDIKSHWKSNHRVSLITLDVSGYFNNVDHRRLIYTLDCMGYPNQICNWLRSYLSHRTAQFRVDGHLCPPIALPPVGIPQGSPLSPILSSLYSTPLLIAAQDPHAQSFAYIDDFTILAWGKSHEYNVATMRRIATRVSHIASQLGLEFEIDKSDLIHFYRHSNHSSNPSLHLTLNGKNYTILPQGCIRWLGFYLDRKLTFKEHISNSTNKAKAIIAGLGMLANTQRGLTIKHARILYLTCVIPILTYGSPLWFLGRRQKSLLEPLRKVQNQGLRWLLGAFKTTPIPCLEHLASIPPIHITCQKLIMNYSAKLRTIPKSSEVAKRLPASWDTHIPTLNSNRNNKAESLQSPIHFIASHSHPHIEFVSTHINHPSDPAIPFPDQIKIKDTSDGLKRDEYRDKILSEISVLEDCHASVLGYSDGHAAVSNGIRKVGVGYVIRAGKRTLSSSSIGIGPRANIYDAEMLGILLAFMKAKQIAENQGYRKIRIYCDNQAAVRSIADLSRHPCQFTSRVFVPAAKAFVEGHPERSIHITWTPGHSGVEGNETADRLANEGARATPTPIFNRTITWAREQATRKTVRSWKKAWHDHTESRINSKYYIPRPPALKLHPIFNTSKLGRDLECRLVQYLTGHGHYGEYHAQFHHDVDPRCACGESDETIFHLTTSCPATAGHRGILSEFSTNINDPTLFGSLAGLEAVAKFIARTGIGRRRGGPQATAQTM is encoded by the exons ATGACCGACAATCCTGagcccaagggcaaaggcatTAGCTCGCGCTTTTCGAACATTTTGCGTCGTTCTACTCGTTCTACCTCTGATTTGACTGGCATACACGAACATGATATTGCTTCTGATTACCCGACTGTTAGAAAAGTTATCAAAAAACCCAAAAACAATGACTCGAATGACTCCATATCTATTTACGCATCCGATGATTCCGACAAAAAACCCAGAAAAATAGCAAATGTCCCTAACCGTAAGCCTGTATACAAAAATCCTTTCTCTGCCATCCCTAGCGGAGGCACACAAGAGGCAGTCGCTAGCGCGCTAGCCGAAACTGACCGCATCTCGGACTATACCCTTAGCCCACCCCCCACTGTTCCTCTCGTCGCAAGCCCGCCGAGAAGCTCCGTCGTCGCAAACGCAGGCATCACACTGGTCATCAGCTCCTCACAAGAGTCAGAACAGGTTAGAGATGCCGGCGCGGCGCTAGCGCAACTCACGGAATATACGTTGGACGATGAACCCTCTTCTAGCCCTCCCAAAATCACATACGTTGAAGAGAAGGCAGTATCTAGGCCAGGATCAACCACCCCCACCCGAAACCGCACGAGACCCACCGAAAGACAAGTCACCCCCATGGAAGATTGGGTCTTCAGCAGCCAAGAGCTACACTGGTTTAAACGCCTCGAGGCCGGAGGCTACCCCGACAACGAAGCCCTTGAACGCTGCATCAAATACTACACCATCACCAACCAAGCCATCGCCAACATCATCGAGAACAGACAACTATATGACGATACCGACGAAGAAAAGAACAGCACGAATTCATTCATTCAAAAAATCGAAAAACTCGGCAACCAAATCTCTTCAATCGCAGAAAACGCGCTGTATAACGGCACGGAAGCAGGACCAAGTCGTCCGGAATCACCGATGAAgcaagacgaagaggaagacacACACATGGGCGAACCCGAACCCGGCCCGAACCAACCTAACCCCCTAACCACCGAAATCTGCTGGGGATCCGACGCCAAACCAGGCGAGTGGGGAGGATACACAAGCCAACCAGCGCCGACACACCCGGCCATCACCGATCCCACTCATTCCATGCTCCAGGCGATTTTAACCAAGATGGGGCAGCTCGACGACATCAAGTCCCGACTAGACAAGCTCGAAGGCAAATCGCCGCAGGTACACACTGCACAAGCGAGCACGTCTAGAAACAAACATACACCTAACCCAAGTCCTGCCCCAACCGTCAACCCTCCACAAACGCGTCCCAgctttgccaatgttgcGGCAAAGGCACCAGCCAAAGCCCCGGAGGTCAAAGCCTCTAACATTGCCGCAGCCATCAAGAGGGATATCGCCAAACCGGCGCCCGCACAGAGCGACGACAAGAATTTTGTTGTTCGCTTTAAGACTCTACCAGTCACACAACCAAACCCCGAAAGCATATTCGTGGCCATGCGAgaatgccttgatgccgcAAACCGCAACCTCGGCAAGGGTAGACTCACCAGAGTCCGATGGTCACTAAAGGCGAGCCTCCATCTTTCATTTTCTAACAATGTCTCCATTACGGCGATTGAAAACGCCATACCTCTGCTCATGGATCGGCTTCGCCTTCCTGAGTACGAATTCGGACCTGAGGTCCCATGGAGCAGACTTGTCGTCACCAACGTCCCCACCGGGATGGGCGGCTCTCTCCAACGCATGCGCAACCGCGAGGAGCTAACACAGCTCCTCAACGAAGCCTTCCCTGACTCCGCCAAATTTGGCTCAGTCAAACTTACCCTCGCACCCGACTGGCTAGCAGACCCCGCGCGATTACAAGCCGAGGGACGCAACGCCTCTACTGTCTCGTTTGCCTTCGAAGACGCAGGAG GAAATGCGAAATCAAGAAGTTCAACCCAAAACCTCTACTCCAAACCTGCTCGAAATGCGTCCGCTACGGACACACCGAACGCCAATGCCGAACCAAAAAACCCCGCTGCCACAAATGCGGACGTAACAACCACACAACCGAAGAACACAACGCGGACAACTGCCCTCGCTGTATCCGTGACGGCAAAGGCAACCCGTGCGAATGCGTCTACTGCACGTCCTGCAGCCTCCACGGCCATCGTTTCAATACCCCTGATTGCCCCAAGATGTCCGAATTCCGACGCCCCATCACGCAAATTGTTGCTAACCGGTCCGCAAACCGCAATGACTGAAAGACACTGCATCCAACTTAACGTCGCAGGCTGCAACCCGCGCATGCACGCCCTGCTCAACGAACCCCTATACGCGCACTTTGACATTTTTATTTTTCAGGACATCTGGTGGGGTCGTATTGGCTCCCAAAAGAATATCGACCCCACTCTTCATAATATTTATGGCACCACTAACTCTAATAATTTCTTATGCATCATCCCCCCGGGCTTCACCGACGAAAAAGGGCCCAGCGTCGCTATGTATATCCGAAAAGAGCGCAACATTCATGCCCAATTCTCAAACTGCGTCCCGATTCACCGCGATATCCTCGCAGTTGACCTCTTCCTCGACAACCACAAATTCACCATCGTCAACGTCTACGCACACGGAAAAGAGGCACACAGAACCATAAATCACCTCACCAACGAAATCATACCGATCGATCGACCTCTCATCCTCACAGGCGACTTCAACCTCCACCACCCAGACTGGGCCCTAGACGGTTCCAAATGGAAAAACAGACACCCGAACCAAACGGAAAGGGAGTTTAGAGATTACGCTGAGTTCAACGACCTCACAATTATGAACCACACCTCGCACCCCACCCGCATTGCTTCTAACCCCGCTTCCAACTCTATTATCGATCTTACGTTTCTTAACAATAGGGCCGTCGAGGCGTGGCCCGACTTCAACTGGGAAGTAGACACGCCATCGACCGGCAGATCATGCGGCTCGGACCACATGGCCATCACATGGTCAATCCAGCCGTTCGATCAAGACGAACCTGTTGAAGAAGCGATTCTCACGTCGCACAGGCCAATCGACCCCAAGCGGGAGGACAAATGGGTCGAAGCATACGCCAAAGCCCTCAAGAAATTTGACCTCCCCGAAGACCCCAATACCGCCGAAGACGCCGACTTGATCACGGGGGCGATCCTGGAGGCCATGTCAACCGCGACGATCAAAACAATGCCCGACGgcaacaagaaaaagaaaggtAACGGACCGCCGCGATCCCCATGGTGGAACGCCGAGTGCTCAGGCGCGCTCAACGACCTCAAACATAACCCCGAGAACCGCACCCGAGAACAACTTCGCTCAACGTTACGCGGCGCCATCAGACGCGCACGTCGAAGCCACGGAGATCGCATACTCGCCGAAATCCGCACGTCCAAAGTCTTCGAGTCGCTCAAATGGTTCCAGGGGAAGCGCCGGTCCTTACTGCCCCCGATCAAAAGCCCCAATGGAGGCCTCACAGCCACGCACCCGCACCACAAAGCCGAAAATCTGGCTAAGCAATTCTTTCCGTCTATTGCCAACCCTAATATATCTCTACATCCACTAGGAATCAGGGCCATGACCAAACGCCCATTCCAGGAGATATCCACAGACGAAATTGCTAACGCCATCAAATGCACTTCCAACAAATCCTCCCCTGGCGCATTTGGCTCAAACTACAGGCTCCTCAAATGGGCCTTCTGGTGCAACACTAGTATCTTTGTCAACCTATTCAACCTCTGCTTGAGAATTGGATATCATCCCTCAGTGCTGCGTAACTGCGTCATTGCCCCCATCCCAAAGCCCCGTCGCCAAGACATGTCACTACCCAAAAACTATCGTCCCATCGCTCTACTAGAGACGCTATCCAAACTTCTAGAGAAGGTTATCACAACTCGAATCACCTCTGAGGCTGGCAAGCATTCACTCATCCCACACAGCCAGTTTGGGGGTAAAGACATCACATCTTGCACCGACGCTGGGCTATGCATGATCCACGACATCAAATCACACTGGAAGTCCAACCACAGGGTCTCACTCATCACCCTGGACGTATCTGGATACTTCAACAACGTGGATCACAGGAGGCTAATTTACACTCTGGATTGCATGGGGTACCCCAATCAAATTTGCAATTGGCTCAGATCTTACCTCAGCCAtagaactgcgcaatttAGAGTGGACGGTCACCTCTGCCCTCCTATAGCCCTCCCACCTGTGGGAATTCCCCAAGGTTCTCCTCTATCCCCCATTTTATCCTCATTATACTCCACCCCACTCCTAATTGCTGCGCAAGACCCACACGCACAGTCCTTTGCCTACATAGACGACTTCACCATTTTGGCGTGGGGGAAGTCTCATGAGTATAATGTGGCTACAATGCGGCGGATAGCCACTCGGGTGTCTCACATAGCCTCCCAACTTGGATTAGAATTTGAAATTGATAAGTCTGACTTAATACATTTCTACCGCCACTCTAACCACTCTTCCAACCCCAGTCTTCACCTTACCCTGAATGgcaagaattataccataCTGCCCCAAGGATGCATTCGTTGGCTAGGTTTCTACTTAGATAGGAAGCTCACGTTCAAAGAGCATATCTCTAACTCCACCAACAAAGCTAAAGCCATCATAGCTGGACTAGGAATGCTAGCCAACACACAGCGCGGACTTACCATCAAACACGCGCGCATCCTATACCTCACCTGCGTCATCCCAATCCTTACATATGGATCCCCTCTGTGGTTTCTGGGGCGCAGACAGAAGTCGTTGCTTGAACCGCTTAGGAAGGTCCAGAACCAAGGACTGAGATGGCTCCTTGGAGCCTTCAAAACCACTCCTATCCCCTGTCTCGAACATCTAGCCTCCATCCCGCCCATACACATCACGTGCCAGAAGCTTATCATGAACTACTCGGCTAAACTTAGAACCATCCCCAAGTCATCCGAAGTTGCTAAACGTCTCCCAGCATCATGGgatacgcatatacccacccTTAACAGCAACAGGAATAACAAGGCCGAGAGCTTACAATCCCCCATCCACTTCATCGCATCACATAGTCACCCACACATCGAGTTCGTCTCAACGCATATCAACCACCCGTCCGATCCAGCAATCCCGTTCCCTGatcaaatcaaaatcaaggacACCTCCGACGGCCTCAAACGCGACGAATACCGCGACAAAATCCTATCCGAAATTAGCGTACTGGAAGATTGTCATGCCAGCGTTCTTGGCTACTCAGATGGACACGCGGCGGTGTCCAATGGCATTCGGAAAGTCGGCGTCGGCTACGTTATACGAGCCGGAAAAAGGACTTTGTCATCGTCGTCGATTGGAATCGGACCACGAGCGAACATATACGATGCGGAAATGCTGGGAATTCTCTTAGCGTTCATGAAAGCTAAACAAATAGCCGAAAACCAAGGATATCGTAAAATACGAATTTACTGCGATAATCAAGCCGCTGTCAGATCCATTGCCGACCTATCTCGACACCCGTGCCAGTTCACCTCCAGAGTTTTCGTCCCTGCCGCCAAGGCATTCGTAGAGGGACACCCCGAACGATCCATTCATATCACCTGGACGCCCGGGCACAGCGGAGTCGAAGGCAACGAAACAGCGGACCGGCTGGCGAACGAAGGAGCTAGAGCTACTCCGACCCCTATCTTCAACCGCACCATAACGTGGGCTAGAGAACAAGCCACACGGAAGACCGTACGATCTTGGAAGAAAGCGTGGCACGATCACACCGAGTCCAGAATCAACTCCAAATACTACATCCCCCGCCCTCCCGCACTAAAGTTACACCCGATCTTTAACACTAGCAAACTGGGCAGGGACCTCGAGTGCCGCCTCGTGCAGTACCTCACGGGGCATGGACATTACGGAGAATACCACGCCCAATTCCATCACGACGTCGATCCCAGGTGCGCTTGCGGGGAATCGGACGAGACCATATTTCATTTAACCACCTCCTGTCCCGCTACGGCGGGACACAGGGGGATACTTagtgagttttccaccaATATCAATGACCCcacactgtttggctcccttgCAGGTCTCGAAGCAGTCGCAAAATTCATCGCCAGGACGGGCAtaggacgaagacgaggaggcccgCAGGCAACCGCTCAAACCATGTAG